A segment of the Cohnella algarum genome:
AATCGACAAAGCCGTGATCGACGGCACGACGGTCGAGGCGGAAACCGCCGACATCGGCTGGGAGCCGGTGATCGTCAAGACGGGTGGTGTTCAGCCTTCGCTCGGCAAGACCGACAATCACGGTCACGCCGGACAGACCGTCGTGTTTCAATTCGAGACGCTCCGCTCCGCGAAAGAAATACTTATCAACTATCGAAGCGGCAACAATCCGGTCTTCGATATAATCGTCGACGGCGTTCTAGCGGCTGACGATGTCGTATTCGGCGCAACCCCCGGCGGCTGGGACGGCGGCATGGCAGAGAAAGGCGTGAAGGTCGACTTAGCCCCAGGTCCGCACACGGTCGAAATGACGATGGTATCCGAGGGTCAATATATCAATTTGGATAGCATGGTTGCCGCGGGCATCGAGACCGAAGTCGAGGATGCCATCCTGTTACCGGAAGACCACGGCATTTCCGTCTCGACGGGATCGGTGACCGGGTTCGGCGACGAGAATGATTTCCTGACCTTCTCAGTCGAACTCCCGAAAGCGCAGAACGTTTCGCTCGGATGGCGATACCGGAACCGCGGCGAATCCGGACAGACAGCCGTTCGCGGCGTTTATGTCAACGGAACGAAGCAAACCGATCTTGCATTCCCGCATACCGGTGACGACTGGGAGACGGTCATAACGGAAGAGTTCGCTCTCCGTTCAGGAACGAATACCATCATGCTTCGACTTGAAGACCGTGACGATCAAGGAATCGAATTGGATTATTTGGACGTGGGAAGCCGCAGACTGCACGCCGAGAAAGCGGACTACCGCCCGTCCATGGTTCTCTATAAAGATTTGCTATTGAATTTCGGCCATGTCGGCGACGAGATCACGTTCCCGATTTCGAATGACCAACCCGGCGAGACGTCTTTGATTTTCTCGTACGCTAACGACGGGGTGGCATCGACGAAGACGCTATATATCGACGGCGAACCCGTTACCGGCGCAGACGGAACACCGGTTAAGATTTATTTCTCGCCGACGGGCAACGGGGACGCATTTAACGAAGATGTCTACTACATTGTGCCGTATCTGTCCGCCGGTGAACATACGGTCACGCTCAAACACGAGGCTACGGACAAAGGAAGCATCACGCTGAAGAGCATGACAATCGGCTTCTTCGACGAGCCATCCGTTCGGCTCATGGATGCCGCACTTGCCGCCATGGGGGCGACGCACATCGAACTCGGCACTTCAGAATCGATCGATGAAGGACCGAACATGCTCGCGCATGAATACTATCCGAATCGCAGCAAGAAAATGAAGAATTCCTTGAAATCGGCCATGAAAGAATACTATAAGTTCTTTACCGCGTACGAGAATCTGTTGTACGACAGCGTGGAAGACCGACAAAAGGCCGTCACGGTTACGGATGCCCAAGGGCAGGCCGTCGCGACAAGCCATGATGGAGCAGCCGACGCTTTGATGACGATCGTTCGAAGCAACGACGCGAACGGAGGATTCGAACAATACGAAGTGATCCATCTCGTGAATCTGATCGGAAATGACGGAAATTGGCGCAATGCCGCGGCCGAACCGAAGACGATGACGAACTTGAAAGTTACGTATCCGCTCGGGTTGACCTCGAAAGAAGTGCCGCGTCTCTCCGTCTACGCGGCTTCGCCCGACCGGGAAGGAGGTCTCCTCAAGGCATTGGACTACGAGTGGGACGGCACGAACCTCGAGATCACCTTACCTTCTTTGAATTATTGGGAGATGATCGTCATCGACAAGGATACGAAGAAAGGCAAAACGAACGGAAAGTAAGCTAGACGCGGCCGTCTCCGAAGGGGGACGGCCTTTGTTCTTCTTTATATGTACCCGGGCGGCTTTCCGCGTCGACTGATCATGGCGTAAAATGGAGCTTGAGCCTAACGGCAGGGGGTGGATCTGCTGCCAGGGCCGGTGCGACTTGAACAGATTTGGGGGGATACGCTGTGGAGATGCCGTTGAAGGGCAACATGGAATTCGTCAAAGAATTGAACCGTTCGCTCGTCATTCGGAGGATCCGTGACGACGGACCGATATCACGGACGGAGCTTGCAGCCGCCACGGAGCTCGGTTTATCGACCATCACGTACATCGTCGAAGAATTGCTGGCCGATGGACTTGTTCGGGAGGCGGGAACGGCTTCCTCTTCCGCCGGCCGCAAGCGTGTGATGCTTCAGTTCAACAACGGTCGTTACTTTATCGCGGGCGCCAAGATCGAAGAAAGTTGCATCGAATTTGGCGTGTCGGACTTGAACGGAACGATTCTGGAACGAATCCAGGCGGAATTCGCCGCCCTGCCGACCGAGAGCGGGCCTGTCAATGACATCATGATTCAGTCGATTCGGGAACTGTCGGTACCGTTGCGCGAGGCGGGGATGGAGTGTCTTGGGGTCGGAATCGCCGTCTCGGGCTTGGTTGACCGGAGTACATTGAAAGTGGTCAGTTCCCCTTCCTGTCTTGGGAAAACCTCGAATTTACGAAGTTACGCGAAGCGCTGGGCGTTCCGGTCTATTTGGACAATGACGCGAACGTGTACGCCTTGGCGGAGAAGTGGGTCGGTCACGGCAAGGGGTATTCAAACTTTATCGCGGTAACCGTCGGTCCCGGGATCGGGTCGGGCATAATGCTCGGAAATACGTTGTATACGGGCGGGAATGGCGACGCCGGCGAGTTCGGGCATACCGTCATTCA
Coding sequences within it:
- a CDS encoding ROK family transcriptional regulator: MPLKGNMEFVKELNRSLVIRRIRDDGPISRTELAAATELGLSTITYIVEELLADGLVREAGTASSSAGRKRVMLQFNNGRYFIAGAKIEESCIEFGVSDLNGTILERIQAEFAALPTESGPVNDIMIQSIRELSVPLREAGMECLGVGIAVSGLVDRSTLKVVSSPSCLGKTSNLRSYAKRWAFRSIWTMTRTCTPWRRSGSVTARGIQTLSR